Part of the Tistrella mobilis genome is shown below.
GAGGCGATCGGCGGCGATGTGCCGGCGATCCGGCAGACCGGCGGACCGGACAAGGCGGCGCAGGAACGCGCCGACCTGATCACCCTGATGGAACCGCTGGATGCCGCACGCCGCGCCGAATTCCTGGCGCTCTGGGATGATTACGAGGCGGCCGCCACGCCGGAGGCCCGGCTGGTCAAGGCGCTCGACAAGATGGAAACCATCATTCAGCACAATCAGGGTGCCACCGCCCCCGATTTCGATCACGGCTTCAACCTGGATTACGGCCGTCGCTATGCCGAGGGTCACCCGCTGCTGGCCCGGCTGCGTCGCCTGGTCGATGCCGACACCCGCGCACGGATGGCGGAGGTGACCCCGCCGCCCAGGCGCACCGGCTCGGAGGGGTGATGATCCGCCACCGCCTCAATCGGGCATGACCTGATCAGGCATGATCTGATCGGGCATGGCCTGATCGACCATGGCCAGCAGCTCGTCGCGCCCGGCGCCGTCGCGGGCCTGGATCGACATGCCCTGGATGACGGCGCCGTAAAGCCGGGCCAGGGCCCCGGCATCGGTTCCGGCAGGCCAGCGCCCGGCAGCGATGCCGCGGCGGATGCAGGCGGCGATGGCCGCAATGGTATCGCGGCGCAGCCGTGCGGTCTCCGCCGCCACCGCATCATGCTCGGGCGCGCAGGTGATCAGGGCGGTGGAGATCAGGCAGCCGGCGGGTTGGCCGGGATCGGTGAAGGCGATGGCGGTTTCGCGCAGCAACCGCCGGATCGCCGCCCGGGGATCGGGCTCCTCGTCCAGCGCGCGGATCGTGAACAGCCCCGGCCCCGCACGATAGGCCGCCATCACCTCGCGATACAGCTCTTCCTTCGACCCGAAAGCGGCGTAGAGGCTGGGCGGGGTGATGCCCATCGCCTGGGTCAGGTCGGCAACCGAGGTGCCCTCATACCCCCGTTCCCAGAACAGGCGCATGGCGCGTGCCAGGGCCGCATCACGGTCGAAGCTGCGCGGGCGGCCACGGCCCTGACGCGGGGCCGGGGATGGGGATGACGGGTTTTTCATAGCGATCGATATATATTTCTGTTGCGCGGGGACAGGCATCTGCTCATTAATATAGCGACTGCTATTAAAATGGAGAAGCGCCATGCGCAGCCTGTCCGTCGCCGCATCCCTTGCGGCGGTCACGCTCCCCCTCGCCCTGACGCCGGCCGCAGCCGACGACAAGACCAAGGCCGACAGGACCACGGGACACAAGACCTTGGGCGCCCGGATCGACCGGGTGGTCGACACGGCGATCGCCGAGGGGCGGATCGCCGGTGCCGTGGTCCTGGTCGCCGAGGACGGCCGGCTTGTCCATCGCCGCGCCGCCGGCCATCTGGACCGCGAGGCGGGCCTGCCGATGCGCGAGGATGCGATCTTCCGCTTCGCCTCGGTCAGCAAGCCCTTCGTGGCGGCGGCAGCGCTGGCCCTGGTCGATGACGGGGTTCTGGATCCCGACGCGCCGATCACTCGCCATCTGCCCGGTTTCCAGCCGGCAACCACAGATGGCGACCGGCCGGTGATCACGCTGCGCCAGTTGCTCAGCCACACCGCCGGGCTCGATTACGGTTTCTTCCAGCCGGCCGACGGCCCCTATGCCCGGGCGGGCATCTCGGACGGCCTGGATGATCGCCCCGGCCTGACCCTGGCCGAAAACCTGCGCCGGCTGGCCCTGGTGCCGCTGCGCAACCGGCCGGGTGCGGCCTGGCATTACTCGCTGGCGATCGATGTTGCCGGCGGGCTGATCGAAGCGGCGACCGGCCGCCCCCTGCCCGATGTGGTCCGCGAGAAGGTGACCGCGCCCCTCGGCCTTGAAGACACCGGCTTCACCGTCGCCGACACCACCCGGCTGGCGGTGGCTTATATGGACGGTCCCGAAGGCAGGGTCCCGCGGCGGATGGCGGCGGCCGAGGCGGTGCCCTTCGGCGGCAGC
Proteins encoded:
- a CDS encoding TetR/AcrR family transcriptional regulator, producing MKNPSSPSPAPRQGRGRPRSFDRDAALARAMRLFWERGYEGTSVADLTQAMGITPPSLYAAFGSKEELYREVMAAYRAGPGLFTIRALDEEPDPRAAIRRLLRETAIAFTDPGQPAGCLISTALITCAPEHDAVAAETARLRRDTIAAIAACIRRGIAAGRWPAGTDAGALARLYGAVIQGMSIQARDGAGRDELLAMVDQAMPDQIMPDQVMPD
- a CDS encoding serine hydrolase domain-containing protein, yielding MRSLSVAASLAAVTLPLALTPAAADDKTKADRTTGHKTLGARIDRVVDTAIAEGRIAGAVVLVAEDGRLVHRRAAGHLDREAGLPMREDAIFRFASVSKPFVAAAALALVDDGVLDPDAPITRHLPGFQPATTDGDRPVITLRQLLSHTAGLDYGFFQPADGPYARAGISDGLDDRPGLTLAENLRRLALVPLRNRPGAAWHYSLAIDVAGGLIEAATGRPLPDVVREKVTAPLGLEDTGFTVADTTRLAVAYMDGPEGRVPRRMAAAEAVPFGGSAVHYAPGRILDPDAWPSGGAGMAGTAADVLALLEAIRTGGGGVLSPGMAAAFARPSTGDLPLDVSGPGWAFGLGAAVLTDPVLAGSPQSPGTWAWGGAYGHSWFVDPVRKLTVVAMTNTALAGMTGAFPDALRDAIYAD
- a CDS encoding HD domain-containing protein; the encoded protein is MTDAELHGCLDFIRQTEKLKDVLRNSYTASGRHESTAEHSWRLALMAMVLGPDLGRDGEPVDLLRVLKLCLIHDLGEAIGGDVPAIRQTGGPDKAAQERADLITLMEPLDAARRAEFLALWDDYEAAATPEARLVKALDKMETIIQHNQGATAPDFDHGFNLDYGRRYAEGHPLLARLRRLVDADTRARMAEVTPPPRRTGSEG